A genomic window from Camelus ferus isolate YT-003-E chromosome X, BCGSAC_Cfer_1.0, whole genome shotgun sequence includes:
- the CLDN2 gene encoding claudin-2 has translation MASLGLQLVGYILGLLGLMGTLVAMLLPSWRTSSYVGASIVTAVGFSKGLWMECATHSTGITQCDIYSTLLGLPSDIQAAQAMMVTSSAISSLACVISVVGMRCTVFCQGSRAKDRVAVVGGVFFILGGLLGFIPVAWNLHGILRDFYSPLVPDSMKFEIGEALYLGIISSVFSLVAGIILCFSCSSRGNHSNYYDAYQSQPLATRSSPRPGQPPKVKSEFNSYSLTGYV, from the coding sequence ATGGCCTCTCTTGGCCTCCAACTTGTAGGCTACATCCTGGGCCTTCTGGGGCTGATGGGCACCCTGGTTGCCATGCTACTCCCCAGCTGGCGAACAAGTTCTTATGTTGGTGCCAGCATTGTGACCGCCGTCGGCTTCTCCAAGGGCCTCTGGATGGAGTGTGCCACACACAGCACAGGCATCACCCAGTGTGACATCTACAGCACCCTTCTAGGCCTGCCTTCTGACATCCAGGCTGCCCAGGCCATGATGGTGACGTCCAGTGCAATCTCCTCGCTGGCCTGTGTTATCTCTGTGGTGGGCATGAGATGCACCGTCTTCTGCCAGGGCTCGCGAGCCAAAGACAGAGTGGCAGTAGTAGGTGGAGTCTTCTTCATCCTTGGTGGTCTCCTGGGCTTCATCCCTGTCGCCTGGAATCTTCATGGGATCCTGCGGGACTTCTACTCCCCACTGGTGCCCGACAGCATGAAATTTGAGATCGGAGAAGCTCTTTACTTGGGTATCATTTCGTCTGTGTTCTCCCTGGTAGCTGGAATCATCCTCTGCTTCTCCTGCTCATCCCGGGGAAATCACTCCAACTATTATGATGCCTACCAGTCCCAACCCCTCGCCACTAGGAGCTCTCCAAGGCCGGGTCAACCACCCAAGGTCAAGAGTGAGTTTAACTCCTACAGCCTGACAGGGTATGTGTGA